In Glycine max cultivar Williams 82 chromosome 7, Glycine_max_v4.0, whole genome shotgun sequence, a single window of DNA contains:
- the LOC100814933 gene encoding receptor-like serine/threonine-protein kinase At2g45590: MPSRPPPLSPPATAASHRRQIILCGAIGGALFLTALIISVTIFIYRKLSYSRTAPFEHNQRRFSYSVLRRATNSFSPSTKLGHGGFGSVHKATLPSGQTVALKVMDSPGSLQGEREFHNELTLCSNLKSPFVIALLGFSSDRRGKKLVLVYELMPNRSLQDALLDRRCPELMSWGKRFDIAVSVAMGLEYLHHECDPPVIHGDIKPSNVLLDRDFRAKIGDFGLARVKNVEDLEMVDEKKKDEEFSVLEGESVVDVDRSPESCPVRVAEYSDASPVGGDKLSVVSDGGGCFESVDSGSVSVNVNKKKCGGGGSGRDWWWRQESGGGGESGRVKDYVMEWIGSEIKKEEPKSEWVDSCSSSSPKVENGNENEKNKKKKERKRLDWWASLDEEKVKGKAKKNRKPREWWKEEFCEELSKKSRKKKRGLEWWQREEEGVEQKRKRKNKRSRGSIDWWLDGLSGEIRNNGRRNSQDWGVSGDVQKSGGISSTPSMRGTVCYIAPEYGGGGQLSEKCDVYSFGVLLLVLVAGRRPLQVTASPISEFERANLISWARQLAHNGRLLDLVDTSIHSLDKEQALLCVTIALLCLQRSPGKRPSMKEVVGMLSGEAEPPHLPFEFSPSPPSNFPFKARKKAR; encoded by the coding sequence ATGCCATCGCGTCCGCCGCCACTCTCTCCTCCTGCCACCGCCGCATCTCATCGGCGCCAAATAATCCTCTGCGGCGCAATTGGCGGCGCGCTCTTTCTAACGGCGCTAATAATCTCCGTCACGATTTTCATCTACCGCAAGCTCTCCTACTCCCGAACGGCGCCGTTCGAGCACAACCAGCGCCGTTTCTCGTACTCCGTTCTCCGCCGCGCCACCAACTCGTTCTCGCCCTCCACAAAGCTCGGCCACGGAGGCTTCGGTTCGGTTCACAAAGCAACCCTCCCTTCCGGCCAGACCGTGGCGCTTAAAGTGATGGACTCGCCCGGTTCGCTTCagggagagagagagttccACAACGAACTAACGCTGTGTTCGAATCTTAAATCTCCATTTGTGATTGCGTTGCTCGGTTTTTCCTCGGACCGGCGTGGAAAAAAGCTTGTTTTGGTTTACGAGCTGATGCCGAACCGGAGTTTACAGGACGCGCTTCTGGACCGAAGGTGTCCGGAGCTGATGAGCTGGGGGAAGAGGTTCGACATCGCGGTTTCGGTGGCGATGGGTTTGGAGTATTTGCATCATGAGTGTGACCCGCCGGTGATTCATGGTGATATTAAGCCGAGCAATGTGTTGCTGGATAGGGATTTTAGGGCGAAGATTGGGGATTTTGGGCTTGCTAGGGTTAAGAATGTGGAGGATCTGGAAATGGTGgatgagaagaagaaagatgaggaATTTAGTGTTTTGGAGGGAGAAAGTGTGGTGGATGTTGACCGGTCGCCGGAGAGTTGTCCGGTGAGGGTTGCGGAGTATTCGGATGCTTCGCCGGTGGGGGGTGATAAGTTAAGTGTTGTGTCTGATGGTGGGGGGTGTTTTGAGAGTGTGGATAGTGGGAGTGTGAGTGTGAATGTGAATAAGAAGAAGTGTGGCGGTGGTGGTTCGGGGAGGGATTGGTGGTGGAGGCAGGAGAGTGGGGGAGGAGGGGAATCCGGGAGGGTGAAGGATTATGTGATGGAGTGGATTGGGAGTGAGATAAAGAAGGAGGAACCGAAGAGCGAATGGGTTGATTCGTGTTCGTCGTCGTCtccaaaggtggagaatgggaatgagaatgagaagaataagaagaagaaggagaggaaAAGGTTGGATTGGTGGGCTTCGCTCGATGAGGAGAAGGTGAAGGGAAAGGCGAAGAAGAATAGGAAGCCGAGGGAGTGGTGGAAGGAGGAGTTTTGCGAGGAGTTGTCGAAGAAGAgtaggaagaagaagaggggGTTGGAGTGGTGGCAGAGGGAGGAGGAAGGGGTGGAgcagaagaggaagaggaagaataagAGGAGTAGAGGGAGTATTGATTGGTGGTTGGATGGGTTGAGTGGGGAGATAAGGAACAATGGGAGGAGGAATAGCCAGGATTGGGGGGTTAGTGGGGATGTGCAAAAGAGTGGTGGAATTAGCAGCACGCCTAGTATGAGGGGGACCGTGTGTTACATTGCTCCTGAGTATGGTGGTGGAGGGCAATTGTCTGAGAAGTGTGATGTGTACAGTTTTGGGGTTCTGCTTTTGGTTCTGGTGGCCGGGAGGCGGCCGCTGCAGGTGACAGCCTCACCTATTTCGGAGTTTGAGAGGGCCAATTTGATTTCCTGGGCCAGGCAGCTTGCTCACAATGGGAGGCTCTTGGATCTTGTTGACACTTCTATCCATTCCTTGGATAAGGAGCAGGCACTGCTCTGCGTCACTATTGCCTTGTTGTGTTTGCAGAGGTCCCCTGGGAAGAGGCCTTCCATGAAGGAGGTTGTGGGGATGCTTAGTGGGGAAGCTGAGCCGCCACACTTGCCTTTCGAGTTCTCGCCTTCACCGCCATCGAATTTCCCGTTCAAGGCACGAAAGAAGGCTCGGTGA
- the LOC100777838 gene encoding calcium-dependent lipid-binding protein — translation MGLFSGIFMGVLFGIALMAGWARMMKYRSAKRIAKAADIKLLGSLNRDDLKKICGDNLPEWISFPVYEQVKWLNKKLTKLWPFVAEAATMVIRESVEPLLEEYRPPGITSLKFSKLSLGNVAPKIEGIRVQSLTKGQIIMDIDFRWGGDPSIILAVEAALVASIPIQLKDLQVFTIVRVIFQLAEEIPCISAVVVALLAEPKPRIDYTLKAVGGSLTAIPGISDMIDDTVNSIVTDMLQWPHRIVVPLGGIPVDTSELELKPQGKLALTVVKATALKNMEMIGKSDPYVVVHIRPLFKYKTKVIDNNLNPTWNEKFELIAEDKETQSLILEVLDKDIGQDKRLGIAQLPLIDLEIQTEKEIELRLLPSLDTLKVKDKKDRGTLTVKVMYYQFNKEEQLVALEAEKKILEERKKLKEAGMIGSTMDALDGAVSVVGSGVGLVGTGVVAGAGLVGSGIGAGAGLVGSGIGAGVGIVGSGLGAVGSGLSKAGKFMGRTITGHSGSRKSGSSTPVNNALENGGGAKPL, via the exons ATGGGTTTGTTTTCTGGGATTTTTATGGGGGTGTTGTTCGGCATCGCATTGATGGCTGGATGGGCGCGCATGATGAAGTACCGAAGTGCCAAACGAATTGCAAAG GCAGCTGACATTAAACTCCTTGGATCCCTTAATAGAGATGATTTGAAGAAAATTTGTGGTGATAATTTGCCTGAGTGGATATCTTTTCCTGTATATGAACAG GTGAAATGGCTAAACAAGAAACTGACCAAACTTTGGCCATTTGTAGCAGAA gcAGCAACCATGGTGATAAGAGAATCTGTTGAACCACTGCTAGAAGAGTACAGACCTCCAGGAATTACTTCATTGAAGTTCAGCAAGCTGTCACTTGGAAATGTGGCTCCGAAAATTGAAG GTATTCGtgttcagagcttaaccaaagGTCAAATCATAATGGATATTGATTTCCGTTGGGGTGGTGATCCTAGTATTATTTTGGCTGTTGAAGCTGCACTTGTTGCATCAATCCCTATTCAG TTGAAGGATCTACAGGTTTTCACCATTGTCCGTGTGATATTCCAACTTGCTGAAGAGATCCCTTGCATTTCTGCTGTTGTTGTAGCTCTGCTTGCTGAG CCAAAGCCCAGGATTGATTATACTCTGAAAGCTGTTGGTGGAAGTTTAACGGCTATTCCTGGAATCTCAGATATGATTGAT GATACTGTGAACTCAATTGTTACTGACATGCTCCAATGGCCTCATAGGATTGTGGTTCCACTTGGTGGCATTCCTGTTGATACCAG TGAACTGGAGCTTAAACCCCAGGGAAAACTTGCACTGACTGTAGTGAAAGCGACTGCTTTAAAGAATATGGAAATGATTGGAAAGTCAGATCCTTATGTAGTTGTGCATATTCGACCATTATTTAAGTATAAAACCAAGGTTATTGATAACAACTTGAATCCTACCTGGAATGAGAAATTTGAGTTGATTGCAGAAGACAAGGAGACCCAATCACTAATTCTTGAG GTTCTTGATAAAGACATTGGACAAGATAAGCGATTGGGAATAGCACAGTTACCCCTTATTGATCTAGAAATACAAACTGAAAAGGAGATTGAATTGAGGCTGCTGCCCTCACTTGATACACTGAAGGTGAAAGATAAGAAGGATCGAGGAACCTTAACAGTAAAG GTCATGTATTATCAGTTTAACAAGGAAGAGCAGCTGGTTGCACTAGAGGCAGAAAAGAAGATACTAGAAGAAAGGAAGAAACTGAAAGAAGCTGGAATGATAGGAAGCACGATGGATGCACTAGATGGAGCAGTATCAGTGGTAGGCTCTGGTGTTGGACTGGTTGGTACTGGTGTTGTTGCCGGTGCCGGTCTTGTGGGAAGTGGTATTGGTGCTGGAGCCGGGCTTGTTGGAAGCGGCATCGGTGCTGGAGTTGGTATTGTTGGGAGTGGTCTTGGAGCCGTTGGTAGTGGACTGAGCAAGGCAGGGAAgttcatgggaaggacaatCACTGGTCATAGTGGCTCCAGAAAGAGTGGTTCTTCAACACCAGTCAACAATGCACTGGAGAATGGTGGTGGTGCAAAGCCTCTTTGA